A window of Corallococcus macrosporus DSM 14697 contains these coding sequences:
- a CDS encoding anthranilate synthase component I family protein — translation MSRPPSPTRFPDRTSFQAFVAQGYNQVPVVRRLPLGALRPVDLLRTLPAEGRFLLESTRVSAEGRYSFLGAQPFLRFTAQGGQCFIDGTLQQGSPLEVLRTLLRRWRGVRHPGMPLFCGGAVGFFGYEAAHCFEPLPRHPRDDLHLPEIALSFVDTFLAVDHHEGHLLAVATGADWEDCERRLDTLEAHVRSATPTAPPTPPAMEGPSARYRSNFTQEAYLDAVERVREYIRAGDTYQVNLSQRLEVDFPGEPLALYETLSAINPVHFASYLEGDGFHVVSASPERLVRVEDGRATTRPIAGTRRRGTPEEEARFVHELRTNEKERAEHAMLVDLERNDLGRVCAYGSVAVTKLMDIVEYAHVLHIESEVVGQLAPGVEPLDVVGALFPGGTITGVPKIRTMQLITELEPHARGLYTGSLGYLSFTGDLDLNIVIRTLVVKDHRAYAQVGGGIVHDSQPRQEYKETLNKARSQLLALAAVGRTG, via the coding sequence ATGAGCCGCCCGCCCTCCCCCACGCGCTTCCCGGACCGGACGTCCTTCCAGGCATTCGTGGCCCAGGGCTACAACCAGGTGCCCGTGGTGCGGCGGCTCCCGCTGGGTGCGCTGCGTCCCGTGGACCTCCTGCGGACCCTCCCCGCCGAAGGCCGGTTCCTGCTGGAGAGCACCCGGGTCAGCGCCGAGGGGCGCTACTCCTTCCTTGGCGCCCAGCCCTTCCTGCGCTTCACCGCCCAAGGAGGACAGTGCTTCATTGACGGCACGCTCCAGCAGGGCTCACCGCTGGAGGTGCTCCGCACGCTGCTGCGCCGGTGGCGCGGCGTGCGCCATCCCGGAATGCCGCTCTTCTGTGGCGGCGCGGTGGGCTTCTTCGGCTACGAGGCCGCGCACTGCTTCGAGCCCCTCCCACGGCACCCACGGGACGACCTGCACCTGCCCGAAATCGCCCTGTCGTTCGTCGACACCTTCCTCGCCGTGGACCACCACGAGGGCCACCTCCTCGCGGTGGCCACGGGCGCGGACTGGGAGGACTGCGAGCGCCGGCTGGACACCCTGGAAGCCCACGTCCGCTCGGCCACGCCCACGGCTCCGCCCACGCCCCCCGCGATGGAGGGCCCCTCCGCGCGGTACCGCTCCAACTTCACCCAGGAGGCCTACCTGGACGCGGTGGAGCGCGTGCGCGAGTACATCCGCGCCGGTGACACCTATCAGGTCAATCTCTCTCAACGGCTGGAGGTGGACTTCCCCGGCGAGCCGCTCGCGCTCTACGAAACGCTGTCCGCCATCAACCCGGTCCACTTCGCCAGCTACCTCGAAGGCGATGGCTTCCACGTCGTCAGCGCCTCACCGGAGCGACTCGTCCGGGTGGAGGACGGCCGCGCCACCACCCGTCCCATCGCGGGCACGCGCCGGCGGGGGACGCCCGAGGAGGAGGCGCGCTTCGTCCACGAGCTGCGCACCAACGAGAAGGAGCGCGCCGAGCACGCCATGCTCGTGGACCTGGAGCGCAACGACCTGGGCCGGGTCTGCGCCTACGGCTCCGTCGCAGTGACGAAGCTGATGGACATCGTCGAGTACGCCCACGTCCTCCACATCGAATCAGAGGTCGTCGGCCAGCTCGCGCCGGGCGTGGAGCCGCTGGACGTGGTGGGCGCGCTCTTCCCCGGAGGGACGATTACGGGCGTGCCGAAGATTCGGACGATGCAGCTCATCACCGAGCTGGAGCCGCACGCCCGGGGGCTCTACACGGGCTCGCTCGGGTACCTGTCCTTCACGGGGGACCTGGACCTGAACATCGTCATCCGCACGCTGGTGGTGAAGGACCACCGGGCCTACGCACAGGTCGGAGGCGGCATCGTCCACGACTCGCAGCCCCGCCAGGAGTACAAGGAGACGCTCAACAAGGCGCGCTCGCAGCTCCTGGCCCTGGCAGCCGTGGGGAGGACGGGATGA